One Triticum dicoccoides isolate Atlit2015 ecotype Zavitan chromosome 4B, WEW_v2.0, whole genome shotgun sequence genomic window carries:
- the LOC119292878 gene encoding uncharacterized protein LOC119292878 produces the protein MEEGVADAATGGGMDGAVEGVADAAPVSASGGHGGEATGGHGGEAKGVHAGEAEGVPGAPLEGVHGGEAEGAPGAAPEGGHGGEAEGGSGATASDASALAWLQGMDPNSTYLLKIKLLGNPKKARKDIKCFCYHKVIDSDLTNYKDLVESIVEQYSPRYLEVAHVQYYDPFLKIYPEVTSDQELVSMFEKLSKTKVVHLFVAYYDPSEPYEPITEWHIDVHIQPSNTEQDDDDYLRNPIPENEHVGVNEENIYLDDDDYDKLDPLIMVPCSDKERDEDYVPDHESEDESDEEVEEDEEVHEAEHAPHLEYDKLDPPMTEGRKYPNMAEFKLALSQHAIKHEFEFNTEKSAPHRFRAYCSRRDEDKCPWRIYASTMEDGCTVMVRKNSCGHDCSSTKRKKKIKNATKRWICEHVKDWLIEDATLGPKALQKKLKEHHGINIKYKRVYMGKLLALKELYGDWDTSFDNLYSFKAQIERCCPGSIVIIEHHTIKDKIRFKRFFVALKPCIDGFLSGCRPYLAVDSTFLTGRFKGQLASATAVDGHSWMYPVCMGVFDSETNENWIWFMQLVRQAIGSPRGLTICTDAGQPVMTGVKEVFPEAEHRECMFHLVSNFKKKFHGKVFDYHLWAAAYSWNPYLFEKNWVAMDIAKPTATAYLRKWHTRLWSRSQFSTISKVDYVTNNLAECFNNWIKHHKSLNLDDFFDKLRQLIMIMWNRRRKVARKLVGLILPHIIKKLNAKTRELNLEVVESSEEVAESSAYDQLIPAMVDKNQWPKSDHGFFMFPPLLKATSGRPKTERYKGCSEKKRKSGQHLCPICKDYGHHWHKCKKGNPDDIAAILAVRGPPKKRTKTTKSAQSSIVPCEDDAPSAMRFPPSEILEKTTKEKGKGGKSGSGGAKRSGTQPICDEHDVAKKKTHVAVKVHAKRKSKEIAEITPHLPMVPLDSPAMGTRSKKFNPASPAMSTRSKRRLSL, from the exons atggaggagggtgtggcCGATGCTGCTACTGGTGGCGGGATGGATGGCGCGGTGGAGGGCGTGGCCGACGCTGCGCCGGTCTCGGCCTCGGGCGGCCATGGCGGGGAGGCGACGGGCGGCCATGGCGGGGAGGCGAAGGGCGTCCATGCCGGGGAGGCGGAGGGAGTTCCAGGCGCGCCACTGGAGGGCGTCCATGGCGGGGAGGCGGAGGGAGCTCCAGGTGCGGCGCCGGAGGGCGGCCATGGCGGGGAGGCAGAGGGAGGTTCAGGTGCGACGGCATCGGATGCAAGTGCTCTGGCATGGCTACAAGG GATGGATCCAAATTCAACATATTTGCTGAAAATCAAATTGCTTGGCAACCCAAAAAAAGCTAGGAAGGATATCAAATGCTTTTGTTATCATAAGGTTATTGATTCCGACTTAACGAATTATAAGGACTTAGTTGAATCAATCGTAGAGCAGTACTCGCCTCGCTATTTGGAAGTTGCACATGTTCAGTACTATGATCCTTTTCTTAAAATCTACCCAGAAGTAACATCTGACCAGGAATTGGtgtctatgtttgagaaactctctAAGACAAAGGTTGTGCACTTGTTTGTTGCATATTATGATCCATCTGAACCATATGAGCCTATCACGGAGTGGCATATTGATGTGCATATCCAACCTAGCAACACAGAACAAGACGACGATGATTATCTTCGCAACCCAATACCTGAGAATGAACATGTTGGTGTTAATGAGGAAAATATTTATTTAGACGATGATGATTATGATAAATTAGATCCTCTTATCATGGTTCCCTGTTCCGATAAGGAAAGGGACGAAGACTATGTTCCTGATCATGAGAGCGAGGATGAGAGCGATGAGGAAGTAGAGGAAGATGAGGAAGTGCACGAGGCAGAGCATGCACCACATTTAGAATATGATAAATTAGATCCCCCAATGACCGAAGGAAGAAAATATCCCAATATGGCAGAGTTTAAGTTGGCGCTTTCTCAACATGCAATCAAACATGAATTCGAGTTTAACACCGAGAAAAGTGCACCACATAGGTTCAGGGCTTATTGTTCAAGAAGGGATGAAGATAAGTGTCCATGGAGGATATATGCTTCTACAATGGAAGATGGGTGCACCGTAATG GTGAGAAAGAACTCTTGTGGTCATGATTGCTCAAGtacaaaaaggaaaaagaagataaagaatgcAACCAAGCGGTGGATATGTGAGCACGTGAAGGATTGGCTAATTGAGGATGCAACTCTAGGACCAAAGGCATTGCAAAAGAAGCTTAAAGAGCAccatggaatcaacatcaagtacaAGAGAGTATACATGGGTAAGCTGCTAGCCTTGAAGGAACTATATGGTGATTGGGATACAAGCTTTGATAATCTGTATAGTTTTAAGGCACAAATTGAAAGGTGCTGCCCCGGTAGCATAGTGATAATTGAGCACCACACAATAAAAGATAAAATCAGATTTAAGAGATTTTTTGTCGCTTTGAAGCCTTGCATCGACGGGTTCCTTAGTGGTTGCAGGCCATACTTGGCAGTAGATAGCACCTTCTTGACAGGCAGATTCAAGGGGCAACTGGCTAGTGCTACCGCCGTTGATGGCCATAGTTGGATGTATCCAGTCTGTATGGGTGTTTTTGATTCTGAAACTAATGAGAACTGGATCTGGTTCATGCAATTGGTTAGGCAAGCCATAGGATCCCCAAGGGGTTTAACCATATGCACCGACGCTGGGCAGCCAGTGATGACCGGTGTAAAAGAAGTGTTCCCAGAGGCTGAACATAGGGAATGTATGTTTCACTTGGTGTCCAACTTCAAGAAGAAGTTTCATGGAAAGGTTTTTGATTACCACCTTTGGGCTGCTGCTTACTCATGGAACCCATATTTATTTGAGAAAAATTGGGTTGCAATGGACATAGCAAAGCCAACGGCAACTGCATATCTTAGGAAGTGGCACACTAGGTTGTGGTCTAGGAGTCAGTTCTCAACAATTTCCAAGGTGGATTATGTTACAAACAACTTGGCTGAGTGCTTCAATAATTGGATTAAGCATCACAAGTCCTTGAACTTGGACGACTTCTTTGATAAGCTTAGGCAATTGATTATGATCATGTGGAACCGAAGGAGAAAGGTAGCAAGAAAGTTAGTTGGGTTGATTCTTCCCCACATAATTAAGAAGTTGAATGCAAAGACCAGAGAATTAAACTTGGAGGTGGTTGAAAGCTCAGAAGAAGTTGCTGAA AGCAGCGCTTATGACCAACTAATCCCTGCCATGGTTGACAAGAACCAGTGGCCTAAATCAGACCATGGATTCTTCATGTTTCCACCACTACTAAAAGCCACATCGGGTAGGCCTAAAACTGAGAGGTATAAAGGCTGCagtgagaagaaaagaaaaagcggCCAACACTTATGCCCTATTTGCAAGGACTATGGGCATCATTGGCACAAATGCAAGAAGGGTAACCCAGATGACATTGCTGCTATTTTAGCTGTGAG AGGACCACCAAAGAAGAGGACAAAGACCACCAAATCAGCTCAATCATCAATTGTGCCTTGCGAGGATGATGCTCCATCAGCCATGCGTTTTCCGCCAAG CGAAATCTTGGAGAAAACAACCaaggaaaaagggaaaggtggtAAATCTGGATCCGGAGGAGCAAAAAG ATCAGGAACACAACCCATTTGTGACGAACATGATGTCGCCAAAAAGAAAACACATGTTGCTGTGAAGGTACATGCCAAAAGAAAAAGCAAAGAGATTGCTGAAATTACTCCACACCTTCCTATGGTGCCACTTGACAGCCCTGCAATGGGTACACGCAGCAAGAAATTCAACCCTGCTAGCCCTGCAATGAGCACACGAAGCAAAAGGAGACTTAGTTTGTGA
- the LOC119291731 gene encoding uncharacterized protein LOC119291731 codes for MVSLQSALLPEASKRPPCLSFADASVVASTATSKKRKRDGEVEEEDEEHDGIELNFDAAPLPLEWQRCLDIKSGQIHYYNTRTHKRTSKDPRRHGGAAPAVEEDVANCGPQGLDLDLNLAFQPRHSSPVKELQKKAEAKPAAAGGDRHGDQAPGSASGGMEMVAAVCMRCHMLVMMCRACPACPNCKFLHPTSRPTPPPPEPAPLKLGLQLLCCRD; via the exons ATGGTGTCCCTGCAGTCGGCGCTCCTGCCGGAGGCCAGCAAGCGGCCCCCGTGCCTCTCCTTCGCCGACGCCAGCGTCGTCGCGTCCACCGCCACCAGCAAGAAGCGGAAGCGGgacggcgaggtggaggaggaggacgaggagcacgATGGGATCGAGCTCAATTTCGACGCCGCGCCGCTCCCGCTCGAGTGGCAGCGCTGCCTCGACATCAAG TCGGGGCAGATCCACTACTACAACACCAGGACGCACAAGAGGACGTCCAAGGACCCTAggcggcacggcggcgcggcgccCGCGGTGGAGGAGGACGTCGCGAATTGCGGGCCgcaagggctggacctggacctgaACCTGGCGTTCCAGCCGCGGCATAGCTCGCCCGTCAAGGAGCTGCAGAAGAAGGCCGAGGCCAAGccagcggcggcgggaggcgaTCGTCACGGGGATCAGGCGCCGGGCAGCGCGTCCGGCGGCATGGAGATGGTGGCGGCCGTGTGCATGCGGTGCCACATGCTGGTGATGATGTGCCGCGCGTGCCCGGCCTGCCCCAACTGCAAGTTCCTGCACCCGACGAGccggcccacgccgccgccgccggagccggcgCCGCTCAAGCTCGGGCTCCAGCTGCTCTGCTGCAGGGACTAG